In Aliarcobacter faecis, a genomic segment contains:
- a CDS encoding 23S rRNA (pseudouridine(1915)-N(3))-methyltransferase RlmH yields MKINIYSIVKPSSDDFDKLIKDFIKMSSKYAKVEVFYIFNKEIAKAQAIGETEAKEIYTKTYLPYLKGYNIALDVLGKSVDSFAFSKLLEDKNEINFFIGGAYGFEKSFLDKCDNIISLSNLTFAHKVATLVLSEQIFRALSIQNNHPYHK; encoded by the coding sequence ATGAAAATTAATATCTACTCTATTGTAAAACCTAGTTCAGATGATTTTGATAAACTTATAAAAGATTTTATAAAAATGTCAAGTAAATATGCTAAAGTTGAAGTCTTTTATATATTCAATAAAGAGATAGCAAAAGCCCAAGCTATTGGAGAAACTGAAGCAAAAGAGATATATACAAAGACATATTTACCATATTTAAAAGGTTACAATATTGCTTTAGATGTGTTGGGAAAGAGTGTTGATAGTTTTGCTTTTTCTAAGCTTCTTGAAGATAAAAATGAGATAAATTTTTTTATTGGTGGAGCTTATGGATTTGAAAAATCTTTTTTAGATAAATGTGATAATATAATCTCTTTGAGTAATCTTACTTTTGCCCATAAAGTTGCTACCTTAGTCTTAAGTGAGCAGATATTTAGAGCCTTAAGTATACAAAACAATCATCCATATCATAAATAA
- a CDS encoding 50S ribosomal protein L11 methyltransferase — MTEYYFELSIKPENHYELFLDLVESLTQDAIEENEGVITIRSEDELEDFLEPLEKFSKALNIKCEINYEKKESIDWIKKYQDSIEAVEVGSFYVRPSWCDEKKDKINLLIDPALAFGSGHHETTSSCLLAIDEFVTKDDKLLDVGTGSGILAIAAAKKGAIVDVCDTDEICIESTQSNFALNSEKINYSWVGSVNKAEKKYDVVVANIIADVLVMIANDLKNATKDGGILILSGILDKHEKRVLNRFSDLKELKIIHKNEWVTMIFKNIKG, encoded by the coding sequence TTGACTGAATACTATTTTGAATTATCTATCAAACCAGAAAATCATTATGAACTTTTTTTAGATTTAGTTGAGTCTTTAACGCAAGATGCAATTGAGGAAAATGAGGGAGTAATTACTATTAGAAGTGAAGATGAACTTGAAGATTTCCTTGAGCCTTTGGAGAAATTTTCTAAAGCTTTAAATATAAAATGTGAAATAAACTATGAGAAAAAAGAGAGTATTGATTGGATAAAAAAATATCAAGACTCTATTGAAGCAGTTGAAGTTGGTAGTTTTTATGTAAGACCATCTTGGTGTGATGAAAAAAAAGATAAAATAAATCTTTTAATAGATCCTGCTTTAGCTTTTGGTTCAGGTCACCATGAAACAACTTCTTCTTGTCTTTTAGCTATTGATGAGTTTGTAACTAAAGATGATAAATTACTTGATGTTGGAACAGGAAGTGGAATTCTTGCAATTGCGGCAGCAAAAAAAGGTGCTATAGTAGATGTTTGTGATACAGATGAGATATGTATAGAGAGTACTCAATCGAATTTTGCTTTAAATAGTGAAAAAATAAATTATTCATGGGTTGGTTCTGTAAATAAAGCAGAAAAAAAATATGATGTAGTAGTTGCAAATATCATTGCAGATGTCCTTGTTATGATTGCAAATGATTTAAAAAATGCTACAAAAGATGGCGGAATTTTAATACTTTCAGGGATTTTAGATAAACATGAAAAGAGAGTATTAAATAGATTTAGTGATTTAAAAGAGCTTAAAATTATTCACAAAAATGAGTGGGTAACTATGATCTTTAAAAATATTAAGGGGTAA
- a CDS encoding tRNA dihydrouridine synthase, which yields MKKKLDFSKPLVVLAPLAGYTDLPFRSVVKKFGADLTISEMISSNALVYKSARTLKMVEKSPSEDPYFVQIAGNSVDLVKEAVLILNDVEGIDGIDLNCGCPAPKVFNHGSGSNLLGDLKKLEEILSTIKKYSKKEYTSAKVRLGVNEKIPVEIGKVVEACGVDFVSVHGRTRAGKYKAPVDYDAIKQMKEAISVPVIANGDIKDYKKAKEVLEYTKADGVMIGRGAIGKPWVFYQLKHELEDIDNSIKKEIILEHYDKMLEFHGNYGAVIFRKLLHAYSKGYTGANEFRELVNGISDTKIMRDLIDSFF from the coding sequence ATGAAAAAGAAATTAGATTTTAGCAAGCCACTTGTAGTGCTTGCTCCACTTGCAGGTTATACAGATTTACCATTTAGAAGTGTTGTTAAAAAGTTTGGAGCAGATTTAACTATTTCAGAGATGATTAGTTCAAATGCTTTGGTTTATAAAAGTGCAAGAACTTTGAAAATGGTTGAAAAATCTCCTAGTGAAGACCCATATTTTGTACAAATAGCTGGAAATAGTGTAGATTTGGTAAAAGAAGCAGTTTTGATTTTAAATGATGTTGAGGGAATTGATGGGATTGATTTAAACTGTGGATGTCCAGCTCCAAAAGTTTTTAATCATGGTTCAGGTTCAAATTTACTTGGAGATTTAAAAAAACTTGAAGAGATTTTAAGTACGATTAAAAAATATTCAAAAAAAGAGTATACAAGTGCAAAAGTACGACTTGGAGTAAATGAAAAAATACCTGTTGAAATAGGAAAAGTAGTTGAAGCTTGTGGGGTTGATTTTGTATCTGTACATGGAAGAACACGAGCAGGGAAATATAAAGCACCAGTTGATTATGATGCAATTAAACAAATGAAAGAGGCTATTAGCGTACCTGTTATTGCAAATGGAGATATTAAAGATTATAAAAAAGCAAAAGAGGTTTTAGAGTATACAAAAGCTGATGGAGTTATGATAGGACGAGGTGCTATTGGAAAACCTTGGGTATTTTATCAGTTAAAACACGAACTTGAAGATATAGATAACTCTATAAAAAAAGAGATTATTTTAGAACATTATGACAAAATGTTGGAATTTCACGGCAATTATGGAGCAGTAATTTTTAGAAAACTTCTTCATGCTTACTCAAAAGGCTATACAGGAGCTAACGAATTTAGAGAGCTTGTAAATGGTATTAGTGATACAAAAATTATGAGAGATTTAATAGATAGCTTTTTTTAA
- a CDS encoding inositol monophosphatase family protein: protein MQKKLIKIIKRAGKILKKGFYSNKSVSFKAKKDLVTKYDIAVENYLKKEFSKYFKEFNIIAEESDNSNIEFNNSIIIDPIDGTTNFVNGVPHTAISVGVYKDKKPYIGVVYNPILDELYFAKVGKGAFINGEKLKVSKEKILQKSLLATGFPYSSGTNNEDLKDVLIKIENILPHCQDLRRLGSASIDLCFVSKGVFEGYYEMNLKPWDVAAGIIILSEAGGKISNIEGNSFDMFKDKYIVATNGKIHDELLSKLDI from the coding sequence GTGCAAAAAAAATTAATAAAGATTATAAAAAGAGCTGGAAAGATTTTAAAAAAAGGGTTTTATTCAAATAAATCTGTATCTTTTAAAGCAAAAAAAGATTTAGTTACAAAATATGATATAGCAGTAGAAAATTATTTAAAAAAGGAGTTCAGTAAATATTTTAAAGAGTTTAATATTATTGCTGAAGAGTCAGATAATTCAAATATAGAGTTTAATAATTCAATAATAATTGACCCAATAGATGGAACAACAAACTTTGTAAATGGTGTTCCTCATACTGCTATCTCGGTTGGAGTTTATAAAGACAAAAAGCCTTATATCGGGGTAGTTTACAACCCAATTTTAGATGAACTCTATTTTGCAAAGGTTGGGAAAGGAGCATTTATAAATGGTGAAAAATTGAAAGTAAGTAAAGAAAAAATTTTACAAAAATCACTTTTAGCAACAGGTTTTCCATATAGTAGTGGTACAAATAATGAAGATTTGAAAGATGTTTTAATAAAAATAGAAAATATTTTACCTCATTGCCAAGATTTAAGAAGATTAGGAAGTGCTTCTATTGATTTATGTTTTGTTTCAAAAGGAGTTTTTGAAGGATATTATGAGATGAATTTAAAACCTTGGGATGTTGCAGCAGGGATTATAATTTTAAGTGAAGCAGGTGGAAAAATATCAAATATTGAAGGTAATAGTTTTGATATGTTTAAAGATAAATATATAGTTGCTACAAATGGCAAGATACATGATGAACTTTTATCTAAACTTGATATTTAG
- a CDS encoding thiamine phosphate synthase: MSSNLEKALGFNLEAFNYLYVLCDYETLLKKNITFEQYLEILKKYDIKLLQYRDKISSLEIQKQNLIFLKKNLNIPIIVNDKIELIDYVDGLHLGQEDFSKFHNDKKIAIKLIRAKIKDKLLGLSTHNELEILEANSLELDMIGLGAYRTTATKDISNILGDKLSYLAKISKYPVCAIGGVKVEDTIENVYFNCVGSAILNEN; encoded by the coding sequence ATGTCTTCAAATTTAGAAAAAGCTTTAGGATTTAATCTTGAAGCTTTTAACTATTTATATGTTTTATGTGATTATGAAACACTTTTAAAAAAAAATATAACTTTTGAACAATATTTAGAAATTCTAAAAAAGTATGATATTAAACTTTTACAATATAGAGATAAAATCTCAAGTTTAGAAATTCAAAAACAAAATCTTATTTTTCTTAAAAAAAATTTAAATATTCCAATTATAGTAAATGATAAAATAGAGTTAATAGATTATGTAGATGGGCTTCATTTAGGGCAAGAAGATTTTTCCAAATTTCATAACGATAAAAAAATCGCAATAAAACTTATAAGGGCTAAAATTAAAGATAAGCTTTTAGGACTTTCAACTCATAATGAATTAGAAATTCTTGAAGCAAATAGTTTAGAACTTGATATGATAGGATTAGGAGCTTACAGAACTACAGCTACAAAGGATATTTCAAATATTTTAGGAGATAAACTTAGCTATTTAGCAAAAATTTCAAAATACCCTGTTTGTGCAATTGGTGGAGTAAAAGTTGAAGATACAATAGAAAATGTATATTTTAATTGTGTTGGAAGTGCTATTTTAAATGAAAATTAA
- a CDS encoding OmpA family protein: MKKIITTSLIGILTTLSLNAEDCIIAKDLNVQFKNDSTIYQTSFEYDKVKEYAEFLKETDLYAIIEGHTNNSATARHNYELSKNRAAKIKQDLINLGVDSSKLQSLGYGESKPKFDNSTNEGMEKNRRVISDVFNTMEELNNYYVNAKSYIDKNKFIEQ, from the coding sequence TTGAAAAAAATTATTACTACATCGCTTATTGGCATTCTTACAACACTATCTTTAAATGCTGAAGATTGTATTATTGCAAAAGATTTAAATGTTCAGTTTAAAAATGACTCTACTATTTATCAAACAAGTTTTGAATATGATAAAGTAAAAGAGTATGCCGAATTTTTAAAAGAGACAGATTTATATGCTATTATTGAAGGGCATACAAATAATAGTGCAACTGCTAGACATAATTATGAACTTTCAAAAAATAGAGCAGCAAAAATAAAACAAGATCTTATAAATTTAGGTGTTGATTCATCTAAACTTCAATCTTTAGGATATGGTGAGTCTAAACCTAAATTTGATAATTCTACAAATGAAGGTATGGAAAAAAATAGAAGAGTAATTTCTGATGTATTTAATACAATGGAGGAGTTAAACAACTATTATGTTAATGCAAAATCTTATATTGATAAAAATAAGTTTATTGAACAATAG
- the glmS gene encoding glutamine--fructose-6-phosphate transaminase (isomerizing) — MCGIVGYIGKYDTTKILLDGLKELEYRGYDSAGIAVLNKKGIDVFKAVGKLINLEDKVNESKKESYNLGIGHTRWATHGKPTEVNAHPHLGEYSYVVHNGIIENYKELKDELISLGHNFVSQTDTEVIVHLFEHYNNKLKDAKKSFQKTIERLEGAFAILLITKDEPENIYFYKLGSPMIVGKGIEPDEVLFASSDSALIGLASDVVYLDDRVGGVASKKGIEFFSKNIVWSKLPTSKQYAQKDGFRYFMEKEIYEQSIVVSDSMLGRLKDNEVNFDEIEASILDGIEEIKICACGTSYHAGLTSSYLFERLAKIKCSVEVASEFRYKEPLLTQNTLFVVISQSGETADTLEALKMAKSAGLKTLVICNVDSSSMTRVADFTILTRAGIEKGVASTKAFSTQTVVLWMLSLYFAKVRNTIQQQKLQDEINTLREVPLALKVYENIHEKAKRLSKRYLHGHGFFFIGRDVFYPLALEGALKLKEISYLHAEGYPAGEMKHGPIALADPELFTIALMPKNMLYDKIKSNVEELSARDSTICAISSQNFELADDFIKINDTSHYMLEFFEMLVVLQILSMEISIRLKNDVDMPRNLAKSVTVE, encoded by the coding sequence ATGTGTGGAATAGTAGGTTATATAGGAAAGTATGATACAACAAAAATTTTATTAGATGGATTAAAAGAGCTTGAATATAGAGGATATGATAGTGCTGGAATTGCTGTATTAAATAAAAAAGGAATTGATGTTTTTAAAGCAGTTGGAAAGCTTATAAATCTTGAAGATAAAGTAAATGAGAGCAAAAAAGAGAGTTATAATTTAGGAATTGGACATACAAGATGGGCAACTCATGGGAAACCAACAGAGGTTAATGCCCATCCACATTTAGGAGAGTACTCTTATGTAGTTCACAATGGGATAATTGAGAATTATAAAGAGTTAAAAGATGAATTAATCTCTTTAGGACATAATTTTGTTTCACAAACAGATACAGAAGTTATTGTTCATCTATTTGAACATTATAATAACAAATTAAAAGATGCAAAAAAATCTTTTCAAAAGACTATAGAGCGACTTGAAGGAGCTTTTGCAATACTTTTGATTACGAAAGATGAGCCAGAAAATATCTATTTTTATAAACTTGGAAGCCCTATGATTGTAGGAAAAGGTATAGAACCAGATGAGGTTTTATTCGCTTCTTCAGATTCAGCACTTATTGGACTTGCTAGTGATGTTGTATATCTTGATGATAGAGTTGGTGGAGTTGCAAGTAAAAAAGGGATTGAATTCTTCTCAAAAAATATAGTTTGGTCAAAACTTCCAACTTCAAAACAGTATGCTCAAAAAGATGGATTTAGATACTTTATGGAAAAAGAGATTTATGAGCAAAGTATTGTTGTAAGTGATAGTATGTTAGGAAGATTAAAAGATAATGAAGTAAATTTTGATGAGATTGAAGCTTCAATTTTAGATGGAATAGAAGAGATAAAAATTTGTGCTTGTGGAACTTCTTATCATGCAGGACTTACATCTTCATATTTGTTTGAAAGATTAGCAAAAATAAAATGCTCTGTTGAAGTTGCAAGTGAGTTTAGATATAAAGAGCCACTTTTAACTCAAAATACTCTTTTTGTAGTAATTTCTCAAAGTGGTGAAACAGCAGATACTTTAGAAGCTTTAAAAATGGCAAAAAGTGCAGGATTAAAAACTTTGGTTATTTGTAATGTTGATAGTTCTTCAATGACAAGAGTTGCTGATTTTACAATTTTAACAAGAGCAGGAATAGAAAAAGGTGTAGCTTCAACAAAAGCATTTTCAACTCAAACAGTTGTTTTATGGATGTTAAGTCTCTATTTTGCAAAAGTTAGAAATACAATACAACAGCAAAAATTACAAGATGAGATAAATACTTTAAGAGAAGTTCCTCTTGCACTTAAAGTTTATGAAAATATTCATGAAAAAGCAAAAAGATTATCAAAAAGATATCTTCATGGACATGGATTTTTCTTTATCGGAAGGGATGTTTTTTATCCACTAGCTCTTGAAGGTGCATTAAAATTAAAAGAGATTTCATACTTACATGCTGAGGGTTATCCAGCAGGAGAGATGAAACATGGTCCAATAGCACTTGCTGATCCAGAACTTTTTACTATTGCATTAATGCCAAAAAATATGCTTTATGACAAGATAAAATCAAATGTAGAAGAGTTAAGTGCAAGAGATAGTACAATTTGTGCAATATCTTCACAAAATTTTGAATTGGCAGATGATTTTATAAAAATAAATGACACTTCTCATTATATGTTAGAGTTTTTTGAGATGTTAGTTGTTCTTCAAATTTTATCTATGGAAATATCTATTCGTCTAAAAAATGATGTAGATATGCCAAGGAATCTTGCAAAATCTGTAACTGTTGAATAA
- the metK gene encoding methionine adenosyltransferase — translation MKKTQYLFTSEVVSPGHPDKCADIIADSIVDRLIIEDSNSRVASEVFVAGKHVVIGGEVKSNAKLSQEDYENLVKDALAKIGYDGKSAFTKEQALHPDDVKVQVLLNQQSPDISQGVDQTTGEIGAGDQGIMFGFASNEAAEFMPAAIVYARRLCDTVYNYALNNKDKFGVDIKTQVTVDYETKENFENCLPRKIHTIVVSAPSTESLKIEEVREIIQNLIDNSGLPEKLYDKNSTIIHINPTGRYVNHSSLHDSGLTGRKLIVDSFGGYAPIGGGAQSSKDYTKVDRSGLYAARWIAKHIVASGLAKKAIVQISYAIGVARPTSVAVDTMGTYTKHNDDVLSQFVMDNFALTPKWITNKFNLDKPSATTFLYADVAARGQVGQPDYPWEKLDELDKFKNI, via the coding sequence ATGAAAAAAACTCAATACCTGTTTACAAGTGAAGTTGTAAGCCCTGGACACCCTGATAAATGTGCTGATATTATTGCTGATAGTATAGTTGATAGATTAATAATTGAAGATAGTAATAGTAGAGTTGCAAGTGAAGTTTTTGTAGCTGGAAAGCATGTAGTTATTGGTGGCGAAGTTAAATCAAATGCAAAATTAAGTCAAGAAGATTATGAAAATTTGGTTAAAGATGCTTTGGCAAAAATAGGTTACGATGGTAAAAGTGCTTTTACAAAAGAGCAAGCTTTACATCCTGATGATGTAAAAGTTCAAGTTCTATTAAATCAACAAAGCCCTGATATTTCTCAAGGAGTTGATCAAACAACAGGAGAAATAGGAGCTGGTGATCAAGGAATTATGTTTGGTTTTGCTTCAAATGAAGCAGCAGAATTTATGCCAGCAGCAATAGTTTATGCAAGAAGACTTTGTGATACAGTTTATAATTATGCTTTAAATAATAAAGATAAATTTGGAGTTGATATTAAAACTCAAGTTACTGTTGATTATGAGACAAAAGAGAACTTTGAAAATTGTTTGCCTAGAAAAATTCATACAATTGTAGTTTCGGCTCCTTCAACTGAAAGTTTAAAAATTGAAGAAGTAAGAGAAATAATTCAAAATTTAATTGATAATTCAGGATTACCTGAAAAATTATATGATAAAAATAGTACGATTATTCATATTAATCCAACAGGAAGATATGTAAATCACTCATCATTACATGACAGTGGATTAACAGGAAGAAAGCTTATTGTAGATAGTTTTGGAGGTTATGCACCAATTGGTGGAGGAGCTCAAAGTAGTAAAGATTATACAAAAGTTGATAGAAGTGGACTTTATGCTGCAAGATGGATTGCAAAACATATTGTTGCTTCAGGATTAGCAAAAAAAGCAATAGTTCAAATATCTTATGCTATTGGAGTTGCAAGACCAACATCTGTTGCAGTTGATACAATGGGAACTTATACAAAACATAATGATGATGTATTATCACAATTTGTAATGGATAATTTTGCTTTAACTCCAAAATGGATTACAAATAAATTTAATTTAGATAAACCAAGTGCTACAACATTTCTTTATGCTGATGTTGCTGCAAGAGGGCAAGTTGGACAACCTGATTATCCATGGGAAAAACTGGACGAGCTTGATAAATTTAAAAATATTTAA
- the accD gene encoding acetyl-CoA carboxylase, carboxyltransferase subunit beta has product MDLRNLFSKISFDNKNKEQATKKDAPSHWIKCPNCSALMFFKEVENQDNVCPKCSFHMRVGAKRRIEILSDEGSFVEFDSNLKPNDPLKFVDKLSYKKRVEEGFEKTGRVSSVISGECTINSIPVQLVVFDFAFMGGSLGSVEGEKIVRTVNRAIKKREPVIIVSASGGARMQESTFALMQMAKTSAALKKLDGHKLPYISILTDPTMGGVSASFAFLGDIIMAEPGALIGFAGQRVIKQTIGADLPEGFQRAEFLLEKGSIDMVVNRREMKKTLSDLLTILKNEEKIS; this is encoded by the coding sequence GTGGATTTAAGAAACCTATTTAGCAAAATTTCATTTGATAACAAAAATAAAGAGCAAGCAACAAAAAAAGATGCTCCAAGTCACTGGATAAAGTGTCCTAATTGTAGTGCTTTGATGTTCTTTAAAGAGGTTGAAAACCAAGATAATGTTTGCCCTAAGTGTAGTTTTCATATGAGAGTTGGAGCAAAAAGAAGAATAGAAATTCTTAGTGATGAGGGAAGTTTTGTTGAATTTGATTCAAATTTAAAACCAAATGATCCTTTAAAATTTGTGGATAAACTTTCATATAAAAAAAGAGTAGAAGAGGGCTTTGAAAAGACTGGTAGAGTCTCTAGTGTGATTAGTGGAGAGTGTACAATTAACTCTATTCCTGTTCAACTAGTTGTTTTTGATTTTGCATTTATGGGTGGAAGTTTAGGTAGTGTTGAAGGTGAAAAAATAGTGCGAACTGTAAATAGAGCAATAAAAAAGAGGGAGCCAGTTATTATTGTATCAGCATCAGGTGGTGCAAGAATGCAAGAATCAACTTTTGCATTAATGCAAATGGCAAAAACAAGTGCAGCACTTAAAAAACTTGATGGACATAAATTACCATATATTTCTATTTTAACAGATCCAACAATGGGTGGAGTTTCTGCTTCTTTTGCTTTTTTAGGAGATATTATTATGGCTGAACCAGGTGCTTTAATTGGTTTTGCAGGGCAAAGAGTAATAAAACAAACTATTGGAGCAGATTTGCCTGAAGGTTTTCAAAGGGCCGAATTTTTACTAGAAAAAGGTTCTATTGATATGGTTGTAAATAGAAGAGAGATGAAAAAAACTCTTAGTGATTTATTAACTATACTTAAAAATGAAGAGAAAATCTCTTAA
- the ftsH gene encoding ATP-dependent zinc metalloprotease FtsH gives MNKPKQNDNKNPNSNGNNFFNNNPILVFVLFSIVTILAFKAIFPEEQSSNMSVSGQTMGSSSNRTIPYSELKKLISSGKIEYVGIGNTQIRALSKGEAGQNITYTARRVVPDETLIPELEKNGIGYGGINEENLLSDILFGWVLPIFLFFAIWMFLVKRMQKSMGGGSGGILGIGSSKKMINSEKPNVKFDDMAGNKEAKEEVQEVVDFLKSPDRYVRLGAQIPKGVLLVGPPGTGKTLLAKAVAGEADVQFLSVSGSAFIEMFVGVGASRVRDLFEQAKKVAPAIIFIDEIDAIGKSRASGGPMGGNDEREQTLNQLLAEMDGFSTESAPVIVLAATNRPEVLDPALLRPGRFDRQVLVDKPDYEGRIEILNVHIKDVKLAKNVDLKEVAKMTAGLAGADLANIINEAALLAGRANKNEVESSDFKEAVERQIAGLEKKSRRISPKERKIVAYHESGHALIAEITKGAKKVNKVSIVPRGLAALGYTLNTPEENKYLMQKHELIAEVDVLLGGRAAEEVFIGEISTGAGNDLDRATNIIKSMATIYGMSDIAGLMVLERRTNQFLGGQTQKDFSDAMAKELDDHVKKTLNERYQIVLQSLRDNSVAIEQMTAELLDIEVITGERVREIIKENGGTVFEDEDLHTEALKKSNEKKDEIIETKAENSEKVVEENKENSDK, from the coding sequence ATAAATAAACCGAAACAAAATGATAATAAAAATCCAAATTCTAATGGGAATAACTTTTTTAATAATAATCCAATTTTAGTATTTGTTCTATTCTCTATCGTTACTATTCTTGCTTTCAAAGCAATTTTTCCAGAAGAACAGAGTTCTAATATGAGTGTAAGTGGTCAGACAATGGGATCTTCTTCTAATAGAACTATTCCTTATTCAGAGTTAAAAAAATTAATATCTAGTGGAAAAATTGAGTATGTTGGTATTGGAAATACTCAAATAAGAGCTTTAAGTAAGGGTGAAGCTGGACAAAATATAACTTATACAGCTAGAAGAGTAGTACCTGATGAGACATTAATTCCTGAATTAGAGAAAAATGGAATAGGTTATGGTGGAATAAATGAAGAGAATCTTCTTTCAGATATCCTTTTTGGATGGGTTTTACCAATATTCTTATTTTTTGCTATTTGGATGTTTTTGGTTAAAAGAATGCAAAAATCTATGGGTGGAGGCTCTGGAGGAATTCTTGGAATTGGTTCATCTAAAAAGATGATAAACTCTGAAAAACCAAATGTAAAGTTTGATGATATGGCTGGAAATAAAGAAGCTAAAGAGGAAGTTCAGGAAGTTGTTGATTTCCTTAAATCTCCAGATAGATATGTAAGACTTGGTGCTCAAATTCCAAAAGGTGTTTTACTTGTAGGACCTCCTGGTACTGGAAAAACTCTTTTAGCAAAAGCAGTTGCTGGAGAGGCTGATGTTCAGTTTTTAAGTGTTTCTGGTTCTGCATTTATTGAGATGTTTGTAGGAGTTGGAGCAAGTAGAGTTAGAGATTTGTTTGAACAAGCAAAAAAAGTAGCACCAGCTATTATCTTTATTGATGAAATTGATGCTATTGGAAAAAGTAGAGCTAGTGGTGGACCTATGGGTGGGAATGATGAAAGAGAGCAGACTTTAAATCAACTTCTAGCAGAGATGGATGGTTTCTCTACTGAATCAGCACCAGTTATTGTTCTTGCAGCTACAAATAGACCAGAGGTATTAGATCCTGCACTTTTAAGACCAGGAAGATTTGATAGACAAGTTTTAGTTGATAAACCTGATTATGAGGGAAGAATTGAGATCTTAAATGTACATATTAAAGATGTTAAATTAGCTAAAAATGTAGATTTAAAAGAGGTTGCTAAAATGACAGCAGGTCTTGCTGGAGCTGATTTAGCAAATATAATAAATGAAGCAGCATTATTAGCAGGTCGTGCAAATAAAAATGAGGTTGAAAGTAGTGATTTTAAAGAAGCAGTTGAAAGACAAATAGCTGGACTTGAAAAAAAATCTAGAAGAATATCTCCAAAAGAGAGAAAAATTGTGGCATATCATGAGAGTGGACATGCTTTAATTGCTGAAATTACAAAAGGTGCAAAAAAAGTAAATAAAGTATCTATTGTTCCAAGAGGATTAGCAGCTTTAGGATATACTTTAAATACTCCTGAAGAGAATAAATATTTAATGCAAAAACATGAACTAATTGCTGAAGTTGATGTCCTTTTAGGTGGTCGTGCAGCTGAAGAGGTATTTATTGGAGAGATAAGTACAGGTGCTGGAAATGATTTAGATAGAGCTACAAATATTATAAAATCTATGGCAACTATTTATGGGATGAGTGATATTGCTGGACTTATGGTTTTAGAAAGACGAACAAATCAGTTTTTAGGTGGTCAAACTCAAAAAGATTTTTCAGATGCAATGGCAAAAGAGCTTGATGATCATGTTAAAAAAACTTTAAATGAAAGATACCAAATTGTACTTCAATCTTTGAGAGATAATAGTGTAGCAATAGAACAAATGACAGCTGAGCTTCTTGATATAGAAGTAATTACAGGAGAAAGAGTACGAGAAATTATAAAAGAAAATGGTGGAACTGTTTTTGAAGATGAAGATTTACATACTGAAGCTTTAAAAAAATCTAATGAGAAAAAAGATGAAATTATAGAAACAAAAGCAGAAAATTCAGAAAAAGTTGTAGAAGAAAACAAAGAGAATTCTGATAAATAA